A single region of the Euzebya rosea genome encodes:
- a CDS encoding 5'-3' exonuclease — protein sequence MTSSLLVDTSSLTYRAFFALPTSITDADGHAVNAVRGYLDMVATVIAELQPDEVVHCLDHTEVPEGRLAAFPAYKADRAAPPEEIVWQFGLLRRLLPAMGERMVEAPGWEADDVIGTLAAQAGPGDRVEVLTGDRDLIQLVRDPVVRVRYTLSGTKKVALYDEAGVHDKYGIAPRRYVDFAILRGDPSDGLPGVKGVGPKTAIRLLQDHADLASVVAAADQQTPKLAATLRDSADYIDAMLDVVPVRTDVELHDLPVDADPAAVAELAAAHAIESPVQRYTEARQ from the coding sequence ATGACTTCGAGCCTGCTGGTGGACACGTCGAGCCTGACCTACCGGGCGTTCTTCGCGCTGCCCACATCCATCACCGACGCCGACGGGCACGCGGTGAACGCCGTCCGTGGCTACCTCGACATGGTGGCCACCGTGATCGCCGAGCTGCAGCCCGACGAGGTCGTGCACTGCCTCGACCACACCGAGGTGCCCGAGGGGCGGCTGGCCGCCTTCCCGGCCTACAAGGCCGACCGTGCCGCGCCGCCCGAGGAGATCGTCTGGCAGTTCGGGCTGCTGCGACGCCTGCTGCCGGCGATGGGGGAGCGGATGGTCGAGGCCCCGGGGTGGGAGGCCGACGACGTCATCGGGACGCTCGCCGCGCAGGCAGGGCCCGGGGACCGGGTCGAGGTGCTCACCGGCGACCGTGACCTCATCCAGCTGGTCCGCGACCCCGTCGTCCGCGTCCGCTACACCCTCTCGGGGACCAAGAAGGTCGCGCTGTACGACGAAGCCGGTGTGCACGACAAGTACGGCATCGCGCCGCGGCGCTACGTCGACTTCGCCATCCTTCGCGGCGACCCCTCCGACGGGCTGCCGGGGGTGAAGGGCGTCGGTCCCAAGACCGCCATTCGCCTCCTCCAGGACCATGCCGACCTGGCGTCCGTCGTCGCCGCCGCCGACCAGCAGACCCCCAAGCTGGCAGCCACCCTGCGCGACAGCGCCGACTACATCGACGCGATGCTCGACGTCGTGCCCGTCCGGACCGATGTCGAGCTGCACGACCTGCCCGTCGACGCCGACCCCGCTGCCGTTGCCGAGCTCGCCGCGGCTCACGCCATCGAGTCGCCAGTCCAGCGCTACACCGAGGCCCGCCAGTGA
- a CDS encoding SDR family oxidoreductase → MNSPQKTVCVLGATGYVGGRLVPRLLEAGYRVRCLVRSPEKLAQHGWHDRVDVVAGDATVAEDVAAAVEGCEGVYHLIHQMGTADDFASADRRAADHVAACAEAAGVKRIVYLGGLGEVDEDSSAHLASRGEVADVLKEGTVPTTVLRAAVIIGSGSASFEMLRHLTEKLPFMVCPRWVDTRVQPIAIRDVLRYLIAAMDTEDTAGHDYDIGGPDVLTYRDMMQRYAAVAGLRKRAILTVPALTPTLSSYWVNVVTPVPFGLAKPLVQSLSVDVVVRDGRETGQDLDPEPCLPYETAVRLALQRVADREVETSWREAGLAGRSPAEPYPGDPEWSGGVLLRDVRSETANASAAAVYDAVSRIGGDRGWPTHMWAWTMRGWLDRLVGGVGLRRGRRDPVELRPGDAVDFWRVEALARDRLVRLRAEMRLPGDAWLEFRLEPDGPERTVLHQRALFAPRGLIGRLYWWVLVPFHGPIFTSMVRSLARDAEEIQATSPATSTDAPTGPDEDHDEAWSPPARDLPPARRAG, encoded by the coding sequence ATGAACTCCCCTCAGAAGACCGTCTGCGTGCTCGGAGCAACCGGGTACGTGGGGGGCCGGCTCGTGCCGCGGCTGCTGGAGGCCGGCTACCGGGTCCGCTGCCTCGTCCGATCGCCGGAGAAGCTGGCCCAGCACGGCTGGCACGACAGGGTCGACGTGGTGGCCGGTGACGCAACCGTTGCCGAGGACGTCGCTGCGGCCGTCGAGGGCTGCGAGGGCGTGTACCACCTCATCCACCAGATGGGCACGGCCGACGACTTCGCCTCGGCGGACCGTCGCGCCGCCGACCACGTGGCGGCCTGCGCCGAGGCGGCAGGGGTCAAGCGGATCGTCTACCTCGGCGGCCTCGGTGAGGTCGACGAGGACTCCTCAGCCCACCTGGCCAGCCGGGGCGAGGTCGCCGACGTCCTCAAGGAGGGGACGGTTCCCACCACGGTGCTTCGTGCTGCGGTGATCATCGGGTCGGGCAGCGCCTCGTTCGAGATGCTCCGCCACCTGACGGAGAAGCTGCCGTTCATGGTCTGCCCCCGCTGGGTCGACACGCGGGTCCAGCCGATCGCCATCCGCGACGTGCTGCGCTACCTGATCGCGGCCATGGACACCGAGGACACCGCGGGGCACGACTACGACATCGGTGGACCCGACGTCCTGACCTACCGCGACATGATGCAGCGCTACGCCGCCGTCGCCGGCCTCCGCAAGCGGGCCATCCTGACCGTGCCTGCCCTGACACCGACCCTGTCCAGCTACTGGGTCAACGTCGTCACCCCGGTGCCGTTCGGGCTGGCCAAGCCGCTGGTGCAGAGCCTGTCGGTCGACGTCGTGGTCCGTGACGGTCGCGAGACGGGCCAGGACCTCGACCCCGAACCCTGCCTGCCCTACGAGACCGCGGTGCGGCTGGCGCTCCAGCGGGTCGCCGACCGCGAGGTGGAGACGTCCTGGCGCGAGGCGGGCCTGGCCGGTCGCAGCCCCGCCGAGCCGTACCCCGGCGACCCCGAGTGGTCCGGCGGGGTCCTGCTGCGCGACGTCCGCTCGGAGACCGCGAACGCGTCGGCGGCAGCGGTGTACGACGCCGTGTCCCGGATCGGCGGGGACCGCGGCTGGCCGACCCACATGTGGGCCTGGACGATGCGTGGGTGGCTCGACCGCCTCGTCGGTGGGGTCGGGCTGCGCCGCGGTCGTCGCGACCCCGTCGAACTGCGGCCGGGCGATGCGGTGGACTTCTGGCGGGTCGAGGCGCTCGCACGGGACCGGTTGGTCCGCCTCCGGGCAGAGATGCGGCTGCCGGGTGACGCGTGGCTCGAGTTCCGCCTGGAGCCGGACGGCCCGGAACGCACCGTGCTGCACCAGCGGGCCCTGTTCGCCCCGCGCGGGCTGATCGGCCGGCTCTACTGGTGGGTGCTCGTGCCCTTCCACGGGCCGATCTTCACCTCGATGGTGCGTTCGCTGGCCCGTGACGCGGAGGAGATCCAGGCGACGTCGCCGGCTACCAGTACCGATGCGCCGACAGGGCCTGACGAGGACCACGACGAGGCTTGGTCTCCACCAGCCCGCGACCTGCCGCCCGCTCGACGAGCCGGATGA
- a CDS encoding SDR family NAD(P)-dependent oxidoreductase, giving the protein MATSALVWISGASGGIGAALAASVPFEDAHTFDLSRSGGAPGTEHVPADLSDPASWAAVAAHFDAVLGGTDAETAVFVHNAGTLDPMGFAGRVDQAAYTRNVLLNSAAPQVLGNAFLTAVRRASSVTRAALVFLSSGAASKPYEGWSSYCGAKAGVDHWVRTVGAEQASTDTPVKVVAVAPGVVGTGMQEFIRAQDEADFPAKEKFVGLYERGELVDPADAAAGIWSVVQRDDIETGAVIDLRTLSPAS; this is encoded by the coding sequence ATGGCCACTTCTGCACTCGTCTGGATCTCCGGCGCGTCGGGCGGTATCGGGGCGGCGCTCGCCGCTTCCGTGCCGTTCGAGGACGCCCACACCTTCGACCTGTCCCGCTCCGGCGGGGCCCCCGGCACCGAACACGTGCCGGCCGACCTGTCCGACCCGGCGTCGTGGGCGGCGGTTGCCGCACACTTCGACGCCGTGCTCGGCGGCACCGACGCCGAGACGGCTGTCTTCGTGCACAACGCCGGGACGCTGGACCCGATGGGCTTCGCCGGCCGCGTCGACCAGGCCGCCTACACCCGCAACGTGCTGCTGAACAGCGCCGCCCCGCAGGTGCTCGGCAACGCGTTCCTGACTGCGGTCCGTCGCGCCTCGTCGGTGACCCGTGCGGCCCTGGTGTTCCTGTCCTCCGGGGCGGCCTCGAAGCCGTACGAGGGCTGGTCGTCCTACTGCGGCGCCAAGGCCGGTGTGGACCACTGGGTCCGCACGGTCGGCGCCGAGCAGGCGTCGACCGACACCCCGGTCAAGGTCGTCGCCGTGGCACCCGGGGTCGTCGGCACCGGCATGCAGGAGTTCATCCGCGCCCAGGACGAGGCTGACTTCCCCGCCAAGGAGAAGTTCGTCGGCCTGTACGAGCGGGGCGAGCTGGTCGACCCGGCCGACGCAGCAGCGGGCATCTGGTCGGTCGTCCAGCGCGACGACATCGAGACCGGTGCCGTCATCGACCTGCGGACGCTGTCGCCGGCCTCGTGA
- a CDS encoding J domain-containing protein, translated as MTIPATDDDHYAVLGVPNVAPHLVIRDAHRRIIRESHPDLVGDAVATERTVRANAAWAVLKDPVRRAEYDRRRASREAGPSSATDQDDGRVPSWGPGGVRPVSVAQLREAAARESAYSVIGRAQRAAFSAASRRVGAGIVLVGTLVLLLVALR; from the coding sequence GTGACGATCCCCGCGACCGACGACGACCACTACGCCGTGCTGGGGGTGCCCAACGTGGCCCCGCACCTGGTCATCCGTGACGCGCACCGGCGGATCATCCGCGAATCCCATCCCGACCTGGTCGGTGATGCCGTCGCGACGGAGCGGACGGTCCGGGCGAACGCGGCGTGGGCGGTCCTGAAGGACCCGGTCCGCCGTGCCGAGTACGACCGTCGTCGGGCGTCCCGCGAGGCCGGCCCGTCCAGCGCAACGGATCAGGACGACGGCCGGGTGCCCAGCTGGGGGCCGGGGGGCGTCAGGCCCGTGAGCGTCGCCCAGCTGCGCGAAGCCGCGGCGCGCGAGTCGGCCTACTCCGTGATCGGCCGGGCACAGCGGGCGGCGTTCTCCGCCGCCAGCCGTCGCGTCGGTGCGGGCATCGTGCTCGTCGGCACGCTCGTACTGCTGCTCGTCGCCCTGCGCTGA
- a CDS encoding DNA-3-methyladenine glycosylase family protein, protein MTSSVLAEDVVPRRPLASTMWFGSGRSRGRTVAKLPGGGWRRAEQGPVGPLVLEVRPANDRIVLQVWGPATTPPAAVERALEDARAWAGFRDDLTGFAELVAPHPLLRHALKVVGPPILGALPRASESFGRAVLGQLVQGLEAARSAHQLVAMLGTPTPQEVTAWPTREALGAAPAHQLRRCGIALRSASALHAFAMHETRFEREASARAWHAMDASLTSIRGVGGWTSAETRLWLGDPDAVSVGDYHIPATIGWALGDRSEDDATMLELLAPYAGHRGRVIRLVERAAGRGLVETKPRRGPRQALSAHRYW, encoded by the coding sequence ATGACGAGCAGCGTGCTGGCCGAGGACGTGGTGCCGCGTCGGCCGCTGGCGTCGACCATGTGGTTCGGCAGCGGCCGGTCGCGGGGGCGGACCGTCGCCAAGCTGCCCGGCGGGGGCTGGCGGCGGGCGGAGCAGGGCCCCGTGGGGCCGCTCGTGCTGGAGGTTCGTCCTGCCAACGACCGCATCGTGCTGCAGGTCTGGGGACCGGCCACCACTCCCCCGGCGGCCGTCGAGCGGGCGCTCGAGGATGCCCGTGCGTGGGCGGGGTTCCGTGACGACCTGACCGGGTTCGCCGAGCTCGTCGCCCCGCATCCCCTCCTCCGCCACGCGCTCAAGGTGGTCGGACCGCCGATCCTGGGCGCGCTGCCCAGGGCGTCGGAGTCCTTCGGCAGGGCCGTGCTCGGGCAGCTGGTGCAGGGGCTGGAGGCCGCTCGCAGCGCCCACCAGCTGGTCGCGATGCTCGGTACCCCCACCCCGCAGGAAGTGACGGCCTGGCCCACACGCGAGGCGCTGGGGGCTGCACCGGCGCATCAGCTGCGACGCTGCGGGATCGCGTTGCGTTCCGCCTCGGCGCTCCATGCCTTCGCGATGCACGAGACCAGGTTCGAGCGCGAGGCGTCAGCGCGGGCCTGGCACGCGATGGACGCCAGCCTGACCTCGATCCGCGGGGTGGGCGGCTGGACGTCCGCAGAGACCCGCCTGTGGCTCGGCGACCCCGACGCGGTCAGCGTGGGCGACTACCACATCCCGGCCACCATCGGCTGGGCCCTGGGCGACCGGTCCGAGGACGACGCGACGATGCTGGAGCTGCTGGCGCCCTACGCCGGGCACCGGGGACGCGTCATCCGGCTCGTCGAGCGGGCGGCAGGTCGCGGGCTGGTGGAGACCAAGCCTCGTCGTGGTCCTCGTCAGGCCCTGTCGGCGCATCGGTACTGGTAG
- a CDS encoding PQQ-dependent sugar dehydrogenase, with translation MSPAHSMSSRTTLGIALLALTLLLPLVGSRADAQEDGRIGDDPDPVIGAVQLSMAAHDDGMASHAVIGRDDVFVDNLAATALVGRFGTLLLTTGGADAQPRQEMLDELGRALGPGRCEVGGPAQVYLAGGDAAVSAAVEQAVVELGYCVRRLDGATRIDTAVAVADAVADVSDTVVLVRDDDWADSAAIGSWSALTNSRTLVTPTDALDDRTAEALRRYAPAEILLLGGEAALSVAVEQAAAEIAPVRRIAGPARDATAVAIAEEVWGDDAGDGVAVGNGYAGTSWAYLFAAAPLASQGARPILYADDTGPTAASASWIQGARATVLAIGPAVPPDTPPGPAPEPLPGPDLAAADVALETVGSFAAPLSLRPRPDTGELWVGERAGVIRTVGTAQPRTVLDIRSTVGTGGEGGLLGFDFSADGQTLYVSSTNRAGDSVIDAFAITGDSVDEASRRELIRVDQPASNHNGGDLHLGPDGYLWWSLGDGGGSNDDFDNGQDPFTLLGTLVRIAPTADGYDIPPDNPFVDGQGGAPEVWAYGLRNPYRFSFDDATGDLYIGDVGQGAVEEIDWLAAGTGAGSNFGWPVFEGTQPGPGGGSAPGHVPPVFEYPRSGGNCSVTGGVVYRGTAIPELAGAYVFADFCRGDVRAILVQDGQVTQAADLGIDVDSPVGFGVDHSGEVYVLGIGGSVRKVVPA, from the coding sequence ATGAGCCCTGCCCACTCGATGTCCTCGCGCACCACCCTCGGTATCGCGCTGCTGGCCCTGACGCTGCTCCTGCCGCTGGTCGGCAGCCGCGCGGACGCCCAGGAGGACGGCCGGATCGGCGACGATCCCGACCCGGTCATCGGCGCCGTCCAGCTCAGCATGGCCGCCCATGACGACGGCATGGCCTCCCACGCCGTCATCGGTCGCGACGACGTCTTCGTCGACAACCTCGCCGCCACGGCGCTCGTCGGCCGGTTCGGCACGTTGCTGCTGACCACCGGCGGTGCGGACGCGCAGCCCCGGCAGGAGATGCTCGACGAGCTCGGCCGGGCACTCGGCCCCGGCCGGTGCGAGGTCGGCGGGCCCGCGCAGGTCTACCTGGCGGGTGGCGACGCCGCCGTCAGCGCAGCGGTCGAGCAGGCCGTGGTCGAGCTCGGGTACTGCGTGCGCCGTCTCGACGGGGCGACCCGCATCGACACCGCGGTCGCGGTCGCCGATGCCGTCGCCGATGTCTCCGACACCGTGGTCCTCGTGCGCGACGACGACTGGGCGGACTCCGCGGCGATCGGGTCGTGGAGCGCGCTGACGAACAGCCGCACCCTGGTCACGCCTACCGACGCCCTGGACGACCGGACCGCCGAGGCGCTGCGCCGCTATGCCCCGGCGGAGATCCTCCTGCTCGGAGGCGAGGCGGCGCTCTCCGTCGCCGTCGAGCAGGCGGCGGCCGAGATCGCCCCGGTGCGGCGGATCGCCGGTCCGGCCCGGGACGCGACCGCCGTGGCGATCGCCGAGGAGGTGTGGGGCGACGACGCGGGTGACGGGGTCGCGGTCGGCAACGGGTACGCCGGCACGAGCTGGGCCTACCTCTTCGCCGCCGCCCCGCTGGCGAGCCAGGGGGCACGGCCGATCCTGTACGCCGACGACACCGGCCCGACGGCGGCGTCGGCGTCGTGGATCCAGGGTGCACGCGCCACGGTCCTGGCCATCGGGCCAGCGGTGCCACCCGACACACCGCCGGGACCCGCCCCGGAACCGCTGCCCGGACCGGACCTGGCCGCCGCCGACGTCGCGCTGGAGACCGTGGGATCCTTCGCCGCCCCGCTGAGCCTGCGGCCCCGTCCCGACACCGGGGAGCTCTGGGTGGGCGAGCGCGCGGGGGTCATCCGGACCGTCGGGACCGCCCAACCACGGACCGTCCTCGACATCCGCAGCACCGTCGGGACCGGCGGCGAGGGCGGCCTGCTCGGGTTCGACTTCTCCGCCGACGGCCAGACGCTGTACGTCTCCTCCACCAACCGCGCCGGTGACTCGGTGATCGACGCCTTCGCCATCACCGGCGATTCCGTCGACGAGGCCAGCCGGCGCGAGCTGATCCGTGTCGACCAGCCCGCGTCGAACCACAACGGTGGTGACCTTCACCTCGGTCCCGACGGCTACTTGTGGTGGTCCCTCGGTGACGGCGGCGGCAGCAACGACGACTTCGACAACGGCCAGGACCCCTTCACCCTGCTGGGCACCCTCGTGCGCATCGCGCCCACCGCCGACGGCTACGACATCCCGCCGGACAACCCCTTCGTCGACGGACAGGGCGGCGCCCCCGAGGTGTGGGCCTACGGCCTGCGCAACCCCTACCGGTTCTCCTTCGACGACGCCACCGGTGACCTCTACATCGGTGACGTCGGACAGGGCGCGGTGGAGGAGATCGACTGGCTCGCCGCCGGCACCGGCGCGGGCAGCAACTTCGGCTGGCCCGTGTTCGAGGGCACGCAGCCCGGCCCGGGTGGCGGCTCGGCCCCCGGCCACGTCCCACCGGTCTTCGAGTATCCCCGCAGCGGTGGCAACTGCTCGGTGACCGGAGGAGTGGTGTACCGCGGTACGGCGATCCCCGAGCTCGCCGGCGCCTACGTGTTCGCCGACTTCTGCCGCGGTGACGTGCGCGCCATCCTGGTCCAGGACGGCCAGGTCACCCAGGCCGCGGACCTCGGCATCGACGTCGACAGCCCCGTCGGGTTCGGGGTGGACCACAGCGGTGAGGTCTACGTCCTGGGCATCGGCGGTTCGGTCAGGAAGGTCGTTCCCGCCTGA
- a CDS encoding alpha/beta fold hydrolase, whose product MSDTAEPLGLVEVGEGPPLVAVHGAFSGGRLTFEGVARRWGRRSRVLVVDRPGFERSPGPEAPIGEQAARLLATIDQHADGGPVDALGTSFGGLVVLRAVQERPAAFRSLIIVETAAIDLTPSDMVEPSRLLRAARAAHERAGSELEAAFDELFEVVDPALMAALAPLYRRGDPGLAMLPGDLAIWLARLDRAALADAVSDDPPIPVTTVSGSTSHPAFRTFGACTAAALFGQHHVIDGAGHAAHLHPRFPDVLNAHLDALE is encoded by the coding sequence GTGAGCGACACCGCCGAGCCGCTCGGCCTGGTCGAGGTCGGCGAGGGCCCGCCGCTCGTCGCCGTGCACGGCGCGTTCTCCGGCGGTCGGCTGACCTTCGAGGGTGTGGCCCGCCGCTGGGGCAGGCGGTCACGGGTGCTGGTCGTGGACCGACCCGGGTTCGAGCGGTCCCCCGGCCCCGAGGCACCCATCGGGGAACAGGCCGCGCGCCTGCTGGCCACGATCGACCAGCACGCCGACGGTGGGCCGGTCGATGCGCTCGGCACCTCCTTCGGGGGACTGGTGGTCCTCAGGGCCGTCCAGGAACGACCGGCGGCGTTCCGGTCCCTCATCATCGTGGAGACGGCGGCCATCGACCTGACCCCGTCCGACATGGTCGAGCCGAGCCGGCTGCTGCGAGCCGCTCGTGCGGCACACGAGCGCGCCGGATCCGAGCTGGAGGCCGCGTTCGACGAGCTGTTCGAGGTCGTCGATCCGGCCCTGATGGCCGCCCTCGCCCCGCTGTACCGACGGGGCGATCCGGGCTTGGCGATGCTGCCGGGTGACCTCGCGATCTGGTTGGCGAGGCTGGACCGTGCCGCCCTGGCCGACGCAGTGTCCGACGACCCGCCCATCCCCGTGACCACCGTGTCGGGGTCGACCAGCCACCCGGCGTTCCGTACCTTCGGGGCCTGCACCGCCGCGGCCTTGTTCGGCCAGCACCACGTGATCGACGGGGCGGGGCACGCCGCACACCTGCACCCCCGGTTCCCCGACGTGCTGAACGCCCACCTGGACGCGTTGGAGTGA
- a CDS encoding sigma-70 family RNA polymerase sigma factor, with protein MKLHSSVPEDLLDLYFGELGKVALLTAADEVRLAKAIEAGVEARARLADEEETLTPEERLQLQIVSDAGEAAFDHFVNANLRLVVSVASKFSKRSQLGLDELIQEGNLGLIRAVEKFDWRRGFKFSTYATWWIRQAIQRGVAASERTIRLPVALHDALVKVRAARARLEAVNGDEPSIAELAEATRLSEHRVRRALDADKTVTSLDRKVGHDSDASEMADFVAIAEDAPADEVVEAEFNRHMLSVAEHRLDERSWYVITRRYGLDGRMILTLDALGKELGLSRESVRKIETQALNRLQKELRAA; from the coding sequence TTGAAGCTTCACAGCTCGGTTCCCGAGGACTTGCTCGACCTCTACTTCGGTGAGCTCGGAAAGGTCGCGCTGCTGACCGCGGCAGACGAGGTGCGCTTGGCCAAGGCGATCGAGGCCGGCGTCGAGGCGCGGGCACGCCTGGCGGACGAGGAGGAGACGCTGACCCCGGAGGAGCGGCTGCAGCTGCAGATCGTCTCCGATGCGGGCGAGGCGGCGTTCGACCACTTCGTCAACGCCAACCTCCGCCTCGTGGTGTCGGTGGCGTCGAAGTTCTCCAAGCGGTCCCAGCTGGGTCTCGACGAGCTGATCCAGGAGGGCAACCTCGGCCTGATCAGGGCCGTGGAGAAGTTCGACTGGCGCCGCGGGTTCAAGTTCTCCACCTACGCGACCTGGTGGATCCGCCAGGCGATCCAGCGTGGTGTCGCGGCGAGCGAGCGGACGATCCGCCTGCCCGTCGCCCTGCACGACGCGCTGGTGAAGGTCCGCGCGGCCCGTGCACGGCTGGAGGCCGTCAACGGTGACGAACCGTCGATCGCCGAGCTCGCCGAGGCCACCCGCCTGAGCGAGCACCGGGTGCGCCGGGCGCTGGACGCCGACAAGACCGTCACGTCCCTGGACCGCAAGGTCGGTCACGACAGCGATGCCAGCGAGATGGCCGACTTCGTCGCCATCGCGGAGGACGCCCCGGCGGACGAGGTCGTCGAAGCGGAGTTCAACCGCCACATGCTGTCGGTCGCCGAGCACCGCCTGGACGAGCGCTCCTGGTACGTCATCACCCGCCGCTACGGCCTGGACGGCCGCATGATCCTGACCCTCGACGCCCTCGGCAAGGAGCTCGGCCTCTCGCGCGAGAGCGTCCGCAAGATCGAGACCCAGGCCCTGAACCGGCTGCAGAAGGAGCTCCGCGCGGCCTGA
- a CDS encoding adenylate/guanylate cyclase domain-containing protein, with protein sequence MTRPGGPPRDGRRSSGRRVARRTVVLGSLSLSVANLAGAVVVFVLLAFVLPVPDGIEQDRTRVLNLVLAGVYVGTAAAAGVAFGARDAGRRLRWLVEDRSPTGTERRQAVRIPLASGVRQTAIWGLAAVLFAVVNGLQDVLLGVEVGLTVLIGGLTTSATTYLLLAHINRGVVARAYAGRSLHRPPGAGVAWRAVLTWTLGTGLPLTGLTLLSGLAIGLDVDRRELAVAVFVLGLTALATGLLTVVQFARGMADPLRSLRRSLERIERGDLDVDVPITETTEIGVLQAGVTRMVEGLRERERVRDLFGRHVGEDVARTAIADGVALGGEERFAAALFVDVVDSTGLAEHSSPHAVLDLLNSFFAVVVEVVDAHGGVVNKFMGDAVLAVWGAPLAHDDPAGAALAAARVLSERLPVEVTELRAGTGVAAGQVVAGNLGASTRLEYTVIGDPVNVASRLSGLAKDHDPAVLADRAALVAAAPSEAACWRDAGEVTLRGRSTPTPLATPS encoded by the coding sequence GTGACCCGTCCCGGCGGCCCACCACGCGACGGACGTCGATCCAGCGGCCGACGGGTCGCACGACGCACGGTGGTGCTGGGCTCGCTGTCGTTGTCGGTGGCCAACCTCGCCGGGGCCGTCGTCGTCTTCGTCCTCCTGGCGTTCGTGCTGCCGGTCCCCGACGGCATCGAGCAGGACCGGACCCGGGTCCTCAACCTGGTCCTGGCCGGCGTCTACGTCGGCACGGCCGCAGCCGCCGGGGTGGCCTTCGGTGCCCGTGATGCAGGCCGGCGGCTGCGCTGGCTGGTCGAGGACCGATCGCCCACCGGCACCGAACGTCGTCAGGCCGTCCGCATCCCCCTGGCCTCGGGGGTCAGGCAGACCGCGATCTGGGGCCTGGCGGCCGTGCTCTTCGCCGTCGTCAACGGCCTGCAGGACGTGCTGCTGGGGGTCGAGGTCGGCTTGACCGTCCTCATCGGCGGGCTGACCACGTCGGCGACGACCTACCTCCTCCTCGCGCACATCAACCGCGGCGTGGTCGCGCGGGCCTACGCCGGTCGGTCGCTGCACCGTCCTCCGGGCGCCGGTGTGGCCTGGCGGGCCGTGCTGACCTGGACGCTGGGTACGGGGCTGCCGCTGACCGGTCTGACCCTGCTCAGCGGCCTGGCCATCGGCCTCGACGTGGACCGCAGGGAGCTTGCCGTCGCGGTCTTCGTCCTCGGCCTGACCGCGCTCGCCACCGGACTGCTGACCGTGGTCCAGTTCGCGCGTGGCATGGCCGATCCACTGCGGTCGCTGCGCAGGTCGTTGGAGCGCATCGAGCGGGGCGACCTCGACGTGGACGTCCCCATCACCGAGACCACCGAGATCGGCGTGCTCCAGGCGGGCGTGACCCGCATGGTGGAGGGGCTGCGCGAGCGCGAGCGGGTGCGCGACCTGTTCGGACGTCATGTGGGCGAGGACGTCGCCCGGACGGCCATCGCCGACGGGGTTGCCCTGGGCGGTGAGGAACGGTTCGCGGCGGCGTTGTTCGTCGACGTCGTCGACTCCACCGGGTTGGCCGAGCACAGCTCGCCCCACGCGGTCCTCGACCTGCTCAACAGCTTCTTCGCCGTGGTCGTCGAGGTCGTGGATGCCCACGGTGGGGTGGTCAACAAGTTCATGGGCGACGCGGTGCTGGCGGTGTGGGGTGCCCCGCTGGCCCACGACGACCCGGCAGGTGCGGCGCTGGCCGCCGCACGGGTGCTCAGCGAGCGGTTGCCCGTGGAGGTGACGGAACTCCGCGCAGGGACGGGCGTGGCGGCCGGGCAGGTCGTCGCCGGCAACCTCGGCGCGTCCACACGACTGGAGTACACCGTCATCGGGGATCCGGTGAACGTCGCGTCACGCCTGTCGGGGTTGGCCAAGGACCACGACCCAGCCGTGCTGGCCGACCGGGCTGCGCTGGTGGCCGCTGCGCCGTCGGAGGCGGCGTGCTGGCGCGACGCGGGTGAGGTCACGCTACGGGGCCGGTCGACGCCGACCCCGCTGGCGACGCCGTCCTGA